The Paenibacillus sp. FSL R7-0204 genome includes a region encoding these proteins:
- a CDS encoding alpha/beta hydrolase has product MNLATSHPGAPVSRIPNEDKSASSTLIPIRMIRVKHVIVALLLSVFFFFVFCFIALHAYIAWVLSNPTVAPLYSNPYQAKGLAYEDISFPAKDGSRMMEGWYIPSKGATKTIIFSHGYGANREESWVPMYDLAHYAHSLRFNVVMFDYGFASKTDRDIATGGKKESQQLLGAIEFAKEQGADQIVVWGFSMGAGTALQAGLVTKDVDAMILDSTFLLEPDTLYHNIKQNINLPRQPSLEIMEMLFPVLNGTGLNQIPYSKVKSEDYPFPVLFMHGTKDDKAPYPIAEELAANQSNPYSDSWIVENSHHELLFREHPREYLRRVSAFLGNVQLAQISGSHSNPTASK; this is encoded by the coding sequence ATGAATCTGGCAACTAGTCATCCCGGCGCGCCGGTCTCCCGTATCCCTAACGAGGATAAGTCCGCTTCGTCAACCTTAATTCCGATTCGGATGATACGCGTCAAGCACGTCATTGTGGCATTGCTGTTATCCGTATTCTTCTTCTTTGTATTCTGCTTCATCGCCCTGCATGCCTATATCGCCTGGGTACTCTCGAACCCTACCGTAGCCCCACTCTACTCCAATCCTTATCAGGCCAAGGGGCTAGCCTACGAGGATATCAGCTTCCCTGCCAAGGACGGCAGCCGGATGATGGAGGGATGGTATATTCCTTCCAAGGGAGCTACCAAAACCATTATTTTTAGTCACGGCTACGGCGCGAACCGCGAAGAGAGCTGGGTTCCCATGTATGATCTGGCCCACTATGCGCACAGCCTGAGATTCAATGTCGTCATGTTCGACTACGGCTTCGCCTCCAAGACCGACAGGGATATCGCAACTGGCGGCAAAAAGGAATCCCAGCAGCTGCTCGGAGCCATTGAGTTCGCCAAGGAGCAGGGGGCAGACCAGATTGTGGTCTGGGGCTTCTCGATGGGCGCAGGTACCGCCCTGCAGGCAGGACTTGTAACCAAAGATGTGGATGCTATGATTCTCGACAGCACCTTCCTGCTGGAGCCGGACACCCTGTACCATAATATTAAGCAGAACATCAATCTTCCCCGCCAGCCTTCGCTGGAGATTATGGAGATGCTCTTCCCGGTGCTGAACGGCACAGGACTGAATCAGATTCCTTATTCCAAGGTCAAATCGGAGGATTATCCGTTCCCGGTGCTGTTCATGCACGGCACTAAGGACGATAAGGCACCTTATCCGATTGCCGAGGAACTGGCGGCGAACCAGAGCAATCCGTATTCGGATTCATGGATCGTGGAGAACAGCCATCATGAGCTGCTGTTCCGCGAGCATCCGCGTGAGTATCTGCGGCGGGTATCCGCTTTTCTCGGGAATGTACAGCTGGCCCAGATCAGCGGGAGCCACAGCAATCCAACCGCAAGCAAATAA
- a CDS encoding Fe-Mn family superoxide dismutase, translating into MPYVFVAPPPVQILGEIAFWKKQEKEHAEVLIQIIPRLEEPYVKLLEDWAIVFLATEQAAQHLLSTPQAPNTGGPGSPSAEAGRLLHTACDQSAEFIRHLKAMKEASAAVNAFPLAGITLLHFIRESEYFLAVLAALTPADYGPGMLRMNPPEQAEAAPSPDPAASGESLQGTGSFAVPLWEAREAGPVPIGGHTLPPLPYAYNALEPYIDEKTMIIHHDKHHQSYVDGLNKAENKLAEARLSGDFDLVKHWERELAFNGAGHYLHTIFWKVMSPQGGGRPSGALLDAIERSFGSYEAFKAQFTEAAGKVEGGGWALLVWSPRSRRLEILTAEKHQNLSQWDVVPLLALDVWEHAYYLKHQNNRADYIQDWWRVVNWPYVAERYGAARKLVWEPF; encoded by the coding sequence ATGCCATATGTATTCGTTGCACCGCCGCCAGTACAGATTCTAGGGGAAATCGCCTTCTGGAAAAAACAGGAGAAGGAGCATGCCGAGGTTCTAATCCAGATCATCCCACGCCTGGAGGAGCCTTATGTGAAGCTGCTGGAGGACTGGGCCATTGTATTCCTGGCTACAGAACAGGCAGCCCAGCATCTGCTTTCCACTCCGCAGGCACCGAACACTGGCGGTCCCGGGAGTCCATCCGCCGAAGCCGGGCGGCTGCTGCACACCGCCTGCGACCAATCCGCCGAATTCATCAGGCACCTGAAGGCCATGAAGGAGGCCAGCGCCGCCGTCAATGCCTTCCCCCTGGCGGGAATCACGCTGCTGCACTTCATCCGGGAGTCTGAATACTTCCTCGCTGTGCTGGCCGCCCTGACCCCTGCGGACTACGGGCCCGGGATGCTGCGGATGAATCCGCCGGAGCAGGCTGAAGCCGCGCCTTCACCCGATCCGGCTGCAAGCGGAGAAAGTCTTCAGGGAACAGGAAGCTTCGCAGTTCCGTTATGGGAAGCCCGCGAGGCAGGCCCGGTTCCCATTGGCGGGCATACGCTTCCCCCTCTGCCTTATGCTTATAATGCACTGGAGCCGTATATTGACGAGAAGACGATGATCATCCATCACGACAAGCATCACCAAAGCTATGTAGACGGCCTGAACAAGGCGGAGAACAAGCTGGCGGAAGCGCGCCTGAGTGGCGACTTCGATCTGGTGAAGCATTGGGAGCGGGAGCTTGCTTTCAATGGGGCCGGACACTATCTGCATACTATCTTCTGGAAGGTCATGTCCCCGCAAGGAGGCGGCCGGCCCTCCGGCGCCCTGCTGGACGCCATAGAACGCAGCTTCGGAAGCTATGAAGCCTTCAAGGCCCAGTTCACTGAGGCCGCGGGTAAAGTCGAGGGCGGCGGATGGGCCCTCTTGGTCTGGAGCCCGCGCAGCCGCAGACTGGAGATTCTGACGGCTGAGAAGCATCAGAACCTGTCCCAATGGGATGTCGTTCCGCTGCTGGCACTCGATGTATGGGAGCATGCTTACTACCTTAAGCATCAGAACAACCGCGCCGATTACATCCAGGACTGGTGGAGAGTCGTGAACTGGCCTTATGTCGCCGAGCGCTACGGTGCCGCCCGCAAGCTCGTCTGGGAGCCTTTCTAA
- the folE gene encoding GTP cyclohydrolase I FolE: MGGIKEYKNGKVSVNREQIEYHVEKILELIGEDTSREGLLETPARVTRMYEEIFGGYSIDPREALGVTFDESHEELVIVKDIVYYSQCEHHMAPFFGKVHIGYVPSGRIAGLSKLARLVEAVSRRLQVQERITAQIADIMTEVLNPHGVMVVVEGEHLCMCARGVKKPGSKTVTMATRGSFREDAAARAEFLALIKE; the protein is encoded by the coding sequence ATGGGGGGCATCAAGGAGTACAAGAACGGGAAGGTTTCTGTAAACCGGGAGCAGATTGAGTATCATGTAGAGAAGATTCTGGAATTAATCGGTGAGGATACCAGCCGCGAAGGCTTGCTCGAAACACCGGCCAGAGTGACCCGGATGTATGAAGAGATCTTCGGCGGTTATTCCATTGATCCGCGCGAAGCGCTGGGCGTAACCTTCGACGAGTCTCATGAGGAACTGGTTATTGTGAAGGATATTGTCTATTATAGCCAATGCGAGCATCACATGGCTCCATTCTTCGGCAAGGTGCATATCGGCTATGTGCCAAGCGGCCGTATTGCCGGACTCAGCAAGCTGGCCCGGCTTGTAGAAGCGGTCAGCCGCCGGTTACAGGTGCAGGAGCGTATCACGGCCCAGATCGCCGACATCATGACCGAGGTGCTGAATCCGCACGGTGTCATGGTGGTAGTCGAAGGGGAGCATTTGTGCATGTGTGCCCGGGGCGTGAAGAAGCCGGGCAGTAAGACGGTTACGATGGCCACCCGCGGCTCGTTCCGTGAGGACGCTGCGGCAAGGGCCGAATTCCTGGCCTTGATCAAGGAATAG
- a CDS encoding YneF family protein: MNIALPIITLVVGLIGGFFIGVYYLRRQMTTMQNDPEMLQKVAKQMGYNLNGKQMQRAQQMMKNGNPPGRPAAGKGNSRKK; this comes from the coding sequence ATGAATATTGCATTGCCTATTATTACGCTTGTGGTAGGTCTGATCGGCGGTTTCTTCATCGGTGTGTATTATCTGCGCAGACAGATGACAACGATGCAGAATGATCCTGAAATGCTGCAGAAGGTTGCCAAGCAAATGGGGTATAACCTGAACGGGAAGCAAATGCAGCGTGCCCAGCAGATGATGAAGAACGGTAACCCGCCGGGGCGTCCTGCTGCGGGCAAAGGAAATTCCCGCAAGAAGTAA
- the lepB gene encoding signal peptidase I yields the protein MNRELEEDFMRSRRQRYRSVTHNKSRQKSGRTWIKDMREWIITAGIVFAVMSLLNIYVFNVSTVIGQSMQPTLYQGEKLIINKIALSFGNPGRGEVVVLHDPSTGPSRKEYLVKRVIGIPGDIIEVRNQQLYLNGKLLNEPYIDTSIEDPDFSSLTVQAGTYFVMGDNRHAGASKDSRYFGAVAGESIVGKVSLIWWPFSKMKAL from the coding sequence ATGAACCGGGAGCTTGAAGAAGATTTCATGCGGAGCCGCAGACAAAGATACAGATCAGTGACGCATAACAAGTCCAGACAGAAGTCCGGAAGAACGTGGATCAAGGATATGCGGGAGTGGATCATTACAGCGGGGATTGTGTTCGCAGTGATGTCGCTGCTTAATATCTATGTGTTCAATGTGTCTACTGTAATCGGCCAATCCATGCAGCCTACCCTGTATCAGGGAGAGAAGCTGATTATTAATAAAATCGCCCTCAGCTTCGGGAATCCGGGCCGCGGGGAGGTTGTCGTCCTTCATGATCCCAGTACGGGACCCAGCCGCAAGGAATATCTGGTCAAGCGGGTAATCGGCATTCCCGGCGATATCATTGAAGTACGGAACCAGCAGCTCTACCTCAACGGCAAACTGCTGAATGAGCCTTATATTGATACGTCTATAGAAGATCCTGATTTCAGCAGCCTGACCGTGCAGGCGGGGACCTACTTCGTCATGGGGGATAACCGGCATGCCGGAGCCAGCAAGGACAGCCGTTATTTCGGCGCTGTCGCAGGGGAGAGTATCGTGGGTAAGGTGTCCCTGATCTGGTGGCCTTTCTCTAAGATGAAGGCCCTGTAG
- a CDS encoding GNAT family N-acetyltransferase, which yields MHVRSFQLSDVTPVTELLQTALSEECFESTIEPFSRQLSWDSDLIVVAEDEGEIIGALIGTIEKNHGCYFRIAVHPDYRRRGVGKSLVTAMESRFQARKVSGIYVAVDEHNSFAMPLYEAMGYDENHIFKSVRKLSIVG from the coding sequence TTACTCCAGTGACTGAATTGCTGCAGACCGCATTATCGGAAGAATGTTTCGAGAGCACGATCGAGCCTTTCTCCAGGCAATTGTCATGGGATTCTGATCTCATTGTAGTTGCTGAGGATGAAGGAGAAATCATCGGTGCGCTGATTGGTACGATTGAGAAGAATCACGGCTGTTATTTCCGCATTGCCGTCCATCCTGATTACCGCCGCAGAGGAGTCGGCAAGAGTCTTGTAACGGCTATGGAGAGCAGATTTCAGGCGCGGAAGGTCAGCGGCATTTATGTTGCCGTCGATGAACACAATTCTTTTGCAATGCCTCTCTATGAAGCCATGGGTTATGACGAGAACCACATCTTCAAATCCGTGCGTAAGCTGAGCATTGTCGGGTAA